The following are encoded in a window of Castanea sativa cultivar Marrone di Chiusa Pesio chromosome 9, ASM4071231v1 genomic DNA:
- the LOC142609177 gene encoding uncharacterized protein LOC142609177, translated as MPRTAIKGQILADFVAEFTDGQAHPEDVVMTIMSIGTENVTPWEVYTDGASNRKGAGVGVVLISPEKLVIEKSLRLGFPATNNEAEYEALLVGSLMVKHLGGKVVRVFCDSRLVVGQVNGEFEAKDERMKSYLKRVQGVLGLFDSFKVQQVPRGHNSHADSLAMLATSLGSKLPRMVMVEDLLSSSLTSIPAVRVHSIHVGPSWMDPIIAFLQHGILPEDGKMAETIRRSAPRYWLSEEQKLYRRSYAGPYLLCVHPEAVEPLLEELHEGVCGSHT; from the coding sequence atgccccggACAGCTATCAAAGGGCAAATCCTTGCCGACTTCGTGGCCGAGTTCACGGACGGTCAGGCTCACCCCGAAGATGTCGTAATGACAATAATGTCCATTGGAACGGAAAACGTCACTCCATGGGAAGTCTACACTGATGGGGCATCAAATCGAAAGGGAGCCGGGGTTGGAGTTGTGTTAATATCCCCCGAAAAACTAGTCATTGAAAAGTCATTGAGGTTGGGATTCCCAgcaactaataatgaggccgagtacgaggctctcTTAGTGGGCTCCCTGATGGTTAAACATTTGGGAGGAAAAGTAGTGAGGGTGTTCTGTGATTCCCGATTGGTGGTCGGGCAGGTTAATGGAGAGTTTGAGGCAAAAGATGAGCGGATGAAAAGCTATCTGAAACGAGTCCAAggggtgttgggtttgtttgacaGTTTCAAGGTACAGCAAGTCCCAAGGGGACATAATTCTCATGCTGATTCATTAGCAATGTTAGCCACTTCACTGGGATCGAAGTTACCACGTATGGTTATGGTGGAGGATTTGTTGTCCTCTAGCTTGACCAGCATCCCGGCAGTACGGGTTCACAGCATTCATGTAGGCCCaagctggatggacccaatCATAGCCTTCTTACAGCACGGAATACTACCTGAAGATGGAAAAATGGCCGAGACGATACGAAGAAGCGCACCCCGTTACTGGCTATCGGAGGAGCAAAAACTCTATAGGCGTTCCTATGCAGGTCCGTACCTCCTTTGCGTACATCCTGAAGCCGTGGAACCTTtgctggaagaattgcatgagggtgTGTGTGGGAGCCACACTTGA